The Coregonus clupeaformis isolate EN_2021a chromosome 13, ASM2061545v1, whole genome shotgun sequence genome includes a region encoding these proteins:
- the LOC121579476 gene encoding transmembrane protein 151B-like — translation MPTVNVTGEAPLLNGGRREEQRPCKQTLPGSLCRESHWKCLLLTLLMFCCFATLGWCSFYRVTVMAADEHGLYYGVRARLYHDSPCSNGYVYIPVAFLIMLYLVYLVECWHCFSKTSALTRVRISKVYNRVQRLQQAMPCIWWKAISYHHVRRTRQVTRYRNGDAYTTTQVYHERVNTHAASSEFDYARHGVKDVSKELLGLLEHPAVRLHFTKCFSFASARAEAAYLTQRARFFAENEGLDDYMEAREGMHLKNVDFREHMLAFPDPAWPPWFSRRRMYWLISALMLSWPLRVVSEYRTAYVHYHVEKLFGENEEVNDNDSTEMGNYRSGQENGQRGGPRLRVISRVNTVDITELEWHIRCNQQMVPSYSEALLMDLNTNNTTSLPSAFTGAARVPMRRSSSYVLQSCPRCCRSTSSSSLPSRVRGNVVMGAGSLTYGTVGRMGGGRLALSRSGFSLGRLHTVRQACLFHSRSLGAGMGSRGDEGGGFLGLGLRRANEESRGVLESEGYEEDENSLQLEEDREQELERVRAEIIQGVACVTETPPAYQEALHLPVLIIHGEESCHGGEDLDAG, via the exons ATGCCTACGGTGAACGTGACCGGAGAAGCGCCCCTACTGAACGGGGGcagaagagaagag CAACGTCCCTGTAAACAGACCCTTCCCGGGTCCCTATGCCGAGAGTCCCACTGGAAATGCCTGCTCCTCACGCTGCTGATGTTCTGCTGTTTCGCCACGCTGGGATGGTGCTCCTTCTACCGCGTCACTGTCATGGCTGCCGATGAACACGGCCTCTACTACGGCGTCCGTGCCCGCCTCTACCATGACAGCCCCTGCTCCAACGGCTACGTCTACATCCCGGTGGCCTTCCTGATCATGCTGTACCTGGTCTACCTGGTGGAGTGCTGGCACTGCTTCTCTAAAACATCCGCACTGACCAGGGTGAGGATCAGCAAGGTGTACAACAGGGTCCAGAGGCTGCAGCAGGCCATGCCCTGTATCTGGTGGAAGGCCATCAGCTATCACCATGTGAGACGGACACGGCAGGTGACTCGATACCGCAATGGCGATGCTTACACCACCACACAGGTGTACCATGAGCGGGTCAATACACATGCAGCCAGCTCTGAATTTGACTATGCCCGACATGGTGTCAAGGACGTATCCAAGGAGCTGCTTGGCCTTCTGGAACACCCGGCCGTACGCCTTCATTTCACCAAATGTTTCAGCTTTGCCAGTGCCCGTGCCGAGGCTGCCTACCTCACTCAGCGCGCCCGCTTCTTCGCAGAGAACGAGGGTCTGGATGACTATATGGAGGCGCGGGAGGGCATGCACCTGAAGAACGTGGACTTCCGTGAGCACATGCTAGCCTTTCCTGACCCGGCGTGGCCACCCTGGTTCTCTCGTCGGCGCATGTATTGGTTGATCTCAGCCCTGATGTTGTCCTGGCCACTACGTGTGGTGTCAGAGTACCGCACAGCATATGTTCACTACCATGTGGAGAAGCTGTTTGGTGAGAATGAGGAAGTCAATGACAATGACAGCACTGAGATGGGCAACTACCGCTCAGGCCAGGAGAATGGGCAACGCGGTGGCCCCAGATTGCGTGTCATATCGAGGGTCAACACTGTggacatcactgaactggagtGGCACATTCGCTGTAACCAGCAGATGGTGCCCAGTTACTCCGAGGCCTTGCTGATGGACCTGAACACCAATAACACAACCTCTTTGCCTTCTGCGTTCACCGGGGCAGCACGTGTCCCTATGAGGCGGAGCTCCAGCTACGTCCTACAGAGCTGCCCACGCTGCTGCAGGTCCACCAGCAGCTCCTCGCTCCCCTCGCGAGTCAGGGGGAACGTGGTAATGGGGGCGGGATCTTTGACATATGGGACAGTGGGAAGGATGGGAGGAGGAAGGCTAGCCCTCAGCCGCAGTGGATTCTCTCTGGGCCGTTTGCACACGGTGCGCCAGGCCTGCCTGTTTCACTCCCGGAGCCTTGGTGCAGGGATGGGGAGTCGAGGGGACGAAGGTGGTGGGTTTCTGGGGCTGGGCCTCCGCCGGGCTAACGAAGAGAGCAGAGGGGTCCTGGAGTCAGAAGGATATGAAGAGGACGAGAATAGTCTTCAgctagaggaggatagagagcagGAACTAGAGAGAGTGAGGGCTGAGATCATACAGGGAGTGGCCTGTGTGACAGAGACACCACCAGCCTATCAGGAAGCTCTCCACTTGCCTGTGTTGATCATCCATGGTGAGGAGAGCTGTCATGGAGGGGAGGACCTTGACGCAGGATAG
- the LOC121579475 gene encoding cofilin-2: protein MASGVTVTDEVITVFNEMKVRKAQANEDEKKKRKKAVLFCLSEDKKHIVLEAGREILTGDVGTTITDPYLHFVKMLPADDCRYALYDATYETKETKKEDLVFIFWAPDGAPLKSKMIYASSKDAIKKKFTGIKHEWQVNGLEDIKDRRTLAEKLGGSTVVTLEGGPV, encoded by the exons ATG GCCTCTGGGGTGACAGTGACCGATGAAGTTATTACAGTCTTCAACGAGATGAAGGTGCGTAAGGCCCAGGCGAACGAGgatgagaagaagaagaggaagaaggcgGTGCTGTTCTGCCTGAGCGAGGACAAGAAGCACATCGTCCTTGAAGCAGGTCGGGAGATCCTGACTGGCGACGTGGGTACCACCATCACAGACCCCTACCTGCACTTTGTCAAGATGCTGCCCGCAGACGACTGCCGCTACGCCCTCTATGATGCCACCTATGAGACCAAGGAGACCAAGAAAGAGGACCTTGTCTTCATCTTTTG GGCCCCAGATGGTGCCCCACTAAAGAGCAAAATGATCTACGCCAGCTCAAAGGATGCCATTAAGAAGAAATTCACAG GTATCAAGCATGAATGGCAAGTTAACGGTTTGGAGGACATCAAAGATCGGCGAACCTTAGCAGAGAAGCTTGGAGGCTCAACAGTGGTCACCCTTGAAGGTGGGCCTGTATAA